The genomic region ATCTTTATCAAATAGAAAATTTATGATTTGATTATTTTTATCAACTCTATTCAAACCATTTTGTGTTCCTACCCAAAGGGCACCTTGATTGTCAAAAATTAATGTTCGTACTAAATCACTAGTAAGCCCATCTTCACGATTTAAAATTGTTACTGCACCAGTCGCGTCCTGTGAAACAACACCTTTACCAAAAGTCCCATAGTAAAAATGATTTCCAGATTTTAATATAGAATAGATACCTATGTCTTTGAGGATACTAGTTAATGGACTCTTTAGAAATTGTTTTGTATCTACATTATATAATTCAGCACCGTTACTAAAAGTCCCTATATATAAAAGATTTTTATCCAGATACAAGGCTTTAATATTATCTTCTAGGAGATTGCTGTTGTCACTAGTTAAGTATGTAAAATCTTTAGTATTTAAATTCAATACATTGATCCCACCTTGCTCTGTCCCTATAAAAAGCTGATTATCTTTTGATTGTATTGAGCTAACGACAGGATAGTTCAAGCCTTTGCTAGTTCCGTTTTGCACATAGTTTTGGAAATTACTGTTTGCCTCATTCCAGATGTTTGCACCACCATAATACGTACCTACCCATATGGAACCACTAGCATCTTCATAAAGCGCTTTTACAGAGTTTTTTTCGAGACTATAGGGATCATTAATGTTATTAGTGAGATGGCTTAACTGTCCTTTATTATATATGTATATTCCGTTATAACTTCCTATCCATAGCCTATCATCTTTATCTAATCGTAGTTTACGTATATCATCAATTTTTGAATATTCATTAATTTCAAAAGACTGTAACTCTTTAGATAATCTATCATAGACTAGAACTCCAGATGATTTTGTACCTATGAAATATCTGTTTTTACCAGCTGGTACGATATCAGTAATATCATCATTTTGATAAGATTTAAACCTAGAAACTTCATAGTCCCCAGCAATTTGTTCTTTTTGAACTGCCCATAATCCTAGATTAGTACCTATTAAATAAGACTTAGGTGAGAGCTCTATAACACTGTAAACAACAACCTCTTGTTGTACGGAGGCAAAAATCTCGTTGTAATAAGTACCATTTTTAGGATTATAAATAGAGAGTCCTTTAGAAGTCCCTATCCACATATTGCCATCACTAGTAGCATATACCTCTTGCACGATGTTACTGGCTAGCGAGTTTTTATCGCTGGTTTTTAAAAAACGTGTAAAGGTATCGGTCTTAGGATTATATCTATTAAGTCCATTATAAGTACCTATCCAGATCTGTCCATTTTGATCTTTTTCTAGAGATAAAATATCACTACTACTTAAGGAATTAATATTCTCACCATCAGACTTAAAAACAGTAATTTTATGTCCATCATATACATTAAGACCATCACGTGTTCCTATCCACATTTGCCCTAGTTCATCTTGTTCAATAGCTATAGCGCTACTTTGTGAAAGGCCATGAGTTGTGGAGAGATGCTGAAATTGAAAACTGTTGACCTGTGCAGTCCCAACAATTGATATTAATAAAAGAAGTATGATCGAAATTCTATGCATAAATCAAAAAAACTTTTGGGCTTAAATGTAGTTAATATGATTGATTATAGCCACTTTATGAACTACTAGTAAAACCATACTTTTATATTGTCGCTCAATTAATTTGCTATTTAACTGATAGTCACATCGTGACATTATCTTATATAAAGCTTAAATATCTTTTTCATACTTACTAGCTGTTCATATAATACTGTATAATTAGTAATTTAATAAGGTTATGTACCTATAACAATAGTCCGATTGTCTGGGCTTCTAAAAAAAGATCTTGATTTATTCAATGGATTATAATCACTTTAAGTTAATCCATTTGTGCATAAGGATAACACTTCATAAATCCCTTATATCTTATAAAAGTATCCATCTAATAGTAATCACCAGTACAGCAATAGGGATATTATTATTCATATAAAAGTCTATTTAATGAAGAAAATCACTCCACACTATTTCACTCCTTAATACCACTTAAAGCAGTTAACACAGGCTGATTTAACTAATAAATCTATGTAAATCAATAATTTGTACTCTTTTCTCCCTATTCTGAATTATTCCCATGACATAATTAGAAAGTTATAGAAGATAATTTCCCATATTTGGTCAACCAATTTTGAAAGATTCTAAAAAAACAAACCTAATTATGGCAAAAACTATAGTTTTAACAGGTGCCGGCGGCGTTTTGTGCAGCACCATGGCAATTGCGCTTGCAAAACAAGGTCATCAAATTGCAGTATTAGATTTGAGAAAAGAAGCAGCAGTTGCTGTTGCCCAAAATATTAACGACAACGGTGGAAATGCCATAGGTGTAGCGGCAAATGTATTAGAGAAAGAATCTCTTAAAACTGCAAAGCAAGAAATCAATTCCAAATATGGAAAAGTTGACATATTAATTAATGGCGCAGGTGGTAACCATCCTAAAGGAACAACCAGCAATCCATTTTTTGAAATAGAAGATCTAGATAATCAAACTGATGATTTTAAGACTTTTTTTGATTTAGATCCCAAAGGAATCGAGTTCACATTCAACCTTAACTTTCTAGGTACACTAATACCTACTCAAGTCTTTGCAGTAGATATGATAGGTCGTGATGGTTGTAGCGTGCTCAATATTTCATCTATGAATGCATTTACGCCATTAACTAAAATCCCAGCATACAGCGGTGCAAAAGCTGCTGTTTCTAATTTTACACAATGGCTAGCCGTACATTTTTCTAAAGTAGGTATACGTGTTAATGCAATCGCACCAGGATTTTTCCTTACTGATCAAAATCGTGCGTTGTTGACTAATGAAGATGGATCTGCAACGCCTCGTGGTAAGCAAATTATCGATCAGACGCCTATGGGACGTTACGGCATGCCAGACGATCTAATAAGTACAGTGAACTGGTTATGTGATGATGGCGCCGCTTTTATCACAGGAATTGTGGTCCCTATAGATGGTGGAT from Nonlabens arenilitoris harbors:
- a CDS encoding SDR family oxidoreductase; this translates as MAKTIVLTGAGGVLCSTMAIALAKQGHQIAVLDLRKEAAVAVAQNINDNGGNAIGVAANVLEKESLKTAKQEINSKYGKVDILINGAGGNHPKGTTSNPFFEIEDLDNQTDDFKTFFDLDPKGIEFTFNLNFLGTLIPTQVFAVDMIGRDGCSVLNISSMNAFTPLTKIPAYSGAKAAVSNFTQWLAVHFSKVGIRVNAIAPGFFLTDQNRALLTNEDGSATPRGKQIIDQTPMGRYGMPDDLISTVNWLCDDGAAFITGIVVPIDGGFSAYSGV